Proteins from one Chiloscyllium punctatum isolate Juve2018m chromosome 4, sChiPun1.3, whole genome shotgun sequence genomic window:
- the l3hypdh gene encoding trans-L-3-hydroxyproline dehydratase produces MDPVGQPPGSGSVLSVLDMHTGGEPLRIITGGFPPVPAGDILSKRRYVRERLDGLRRRLMFEPRGHRDMYGALLVGSERPDAHLGVLFMHNQGYSTMCGHAVLALGRFALDYGLIKEPSSPETQVNIHCPCGLVRAFVQYDKGKSGRVRFHSVPAFVFATDVTVDVQGFGKIAVDIAYGGAFYAFVSADRFGLDVCTSKTQDLVNAAVSVTNTVKTHVKFHHPDSEDLAFLYGTILTDGKDAFSEEPTANICVFADAQVDRSPCGSGVTARIALQYHKGLIPLNQMRTFQSGPTSSLFTAKAVEETKCGDFKAVIVEVAGQAYYTGTASFYMEDDDDLKDGFLLR; encoded by the exons ATGGATCCAGTGGGACAGCCGCCGGGGTCGGGCTCCGTGCTCTCGGTGCTGGATATGCACACGGGCGGTGAGCCGCTCCGGATCATCACCGGCGGCTTCCCCCCGGTGCCGGCGGGCGACATCCTCAGCAAGCGGCGCTACGTGCGGGAGCGGCTGGACGGCCTGCGGCGGAGGCTGATGTTCGAGCCCCGCGGCCACAGGGACATGTACGGCGCGCTGCTGGTGGGCTCCGAGCGGCCGGACGCTCACCTCGGCGTCCTCTTCATGCACAACCAGGGCTACAGCACCATGTGCGGGCACGCCGTGCTGGCCCTCGGCCGCTTCGCCCTGGACTACGGCCTGATCAAAGAGCCCAGCTCCCCCGAAACCCAGGTCAACATCCACTGCCCTTGCGGCCTAGTCCGGGCTTTCGTGCAATACGACAAGGGCAAGAGCGGGAGGGTCCGCTTCCACAGTGTCCCCGCGTTCGTATTCGctacag ATGTTACTGTTGATGTACAAGGATTTGGGAAGATTGCAGTGGATATTGCATACGGAGGTGCTTTTTATGCATTTGTGAGCGCAGATCGTTTTGGTTTAGATGTTTGTACCTCCAAGACCCAGGATCTTGTAAATGCAGCAGTATCTGTCACTAATACTGTGAAAACACAT GTTAAGTTCCACCACCCTGACAGTGAAGACCTTGCTTTTCTATATGGGACTATATTAACTGATGGAAAAGATGCATTTTCTGAAGAGCCAACAGCAAATATCTGTGTTTTTGCAGATGCTCAG GTTGACAGAAGTCCATGTGGCTCAGGTGTGACTGCTCGTATTGCACTGCAGTACCACAAAGGATTGATTCCCCTGAATCAAATGAGGACATTTCAGAGTGGTCCAACGAGTTCGCTGTTCACAGCAAAGGCTGTAGAG GAAACTAAATGTGGTGATTTCAAAGCTGTTATAGTGGAAGTAGCAGGACAAGCATATTATACAGGAACAGCAAGTTTTTACATGGAAGATGATGACGATCTGAAAGATGGGTTTCTGCTCCGCTAA